A genomic window from Babylonia areolata isolate BAREFJ2019XMU chromosome 9, ASM4173473v1, whole genome shotgun sequence includes:
- the LOC143285784 gene encoding uncharacterized protein LOC143285784, giving the protein MKGLLFFGGIPLVVLLASCALSQDADLSDNAINAFGDKDSLVSAIDNMGQKIDHLKQNLDNHDQNLNCLKQRLDILETRLDQKLDRLSDRLDSLVPMVTKQPEGVDGTTVRVTSEESVLYNDTHCRPIPRDKYTSFCNDSLPHLVHMPGILGHTDVESILLEMHQFVPLVKVQCSPHLASFLCRAYFPECDPGVLSAIGPCRDLCEAAKSGCEPLMRKFGFEWPSSLSCNRFQTPTSNLCRSDVNENVETPGVQYESPATTKVPMVTEQPEGVDGTTVRVTSEESALYNNTHCRPIPRDKYTSFCNDSLPHLVHMPGILGHTDVESILLEIHQFFPLVKIQCSPQLASFLCRAYFPECDPGVLSAIGPCRDLCEAAKSGCEPLMRKFGFEWPSSLSCNRFQTPDSSVCRS; this is encoded by the exons ATGAAAGGGTTACTGTTCTTTGGAGGCATTCCTCTGGTGGTTTTGTTGGCAAGTTGTGCGCTGTCTCAGGATGCAGATCTCAGTGATAACGCCATCAATGCCTTTGGGGACAAAGACAGT CTCGTCTCAGCCATTGACAACATGGGGCAGAAAATTGACCACTTGAAGCAAAACCTTGACAACCACGACCAAAACCTGAACTGCCTGAAGCAGAGGTTGGACATCCTGGAAACGAGATTGGACCAGAAGTTGGACCGACTTTCAGACAGACTGGACAGCCTG GTACCTATGGTGACTAAACAACCCGAGGGAGTGGACGGTACCACCGTGAGAGTGACATCAGAGGAGTCAGTACTCT ACAACGACACCCACTGCCGCCCAATCCCAAGGGACAAATATACGTCATTCTGCAATGATTCCCTTCCACACTTGGTCCACATGCCTGGTATCTTGGGCCACACAGACGTTGAATCGATTCTTCTTGAAATGCACCAGTTCGTCCCTCTGGTCAAAGTTCAATGCTCACCTCATCTGGCCAGCTTCCTGTGCAGGGCCTACTTTCCGGAGTGTGACCCGGGCGTCCTCTCGGCTATCGGACCCTGCAGAGACTTGTGCGAAGCGGCGAAATCAGGCTGCGAGCCCTTGATGAGAAAGTTCGGGTTTGAGTGGCCCAGTTCCTTGAGTTGCAATCGTTTCCAGACTCCCACTTCCAACCTGTGCCGTTCTGACGTCAACGAGAACGTTGAGACACCTGGTGTGCAGTATGAGTCTCCTGCTACGACGAAG GTACCTATGGTGACTGAACAACCCGAGGGAGTGGACGGTACCACCGTGAGAGTGACATCAGAGGAGTCAGCACTCT ACAACAACACCCACTGCCGCCCGATCCCAAGGGACAAGTATACGTCATTCTGCAATGATTCCCTTCCACACTTGGTCCACATGCCTGGTATCTTGGGCCACACAGACGTTGAATCGATTCTTCTTGAAATCCACCAGTTCTTCCCTCTGGTCAAAATTCAATGCTCACCTCAACTGGCCAGCTTCCTGTGCAGGGCCTACTTTCCGGAGTGTGACCCGGGCGTCCTCTCGGCTATCGGACCCTGCAGAGACTTGTGCGAAGCGGCGAAATCAGGTTGCGAGCCCTTGATGAGAAAGTTCGGGTTTGAGTGGCCCAGTTCTTTGAGTTGCAATCGTTTCCAGACTCCCGATTCCAGTGTGTGCCGTAGCTGA